Below is a genomic region from Rana temporaria chromosome 3, aRanTem1.1, whole genome shotgun sequence.
TAACTAGACGTCTCTCGGCCTGACAGTGTGCTCTAACCAGACTTCTCTCTGTTTTTCAGGTGGTTATAACAAATTCCAGGCCGAGTATCCAGTGCATTGTGAAACCAATCTGGATAGTTCTTGCAGCAGTAGTTCCCCGCCAGTGCTAGGCTTGGGAGGCCTCCGAATCAGCTCCGATTCTTCATCGGATATCGAATCCGACATCGACCGGGACCCCAGCAGTGCCACGGACTCTGACGGCAGCCCCTTGTCCAACACACAACCTTCATTCCCAGTTGAAATACTGCCCTACTTGTACCTCGGCTGTGCCAAAGATTCTACCAATCTGGATGTTTTAGAAGAGTTTGGGATTAAATACATCCTGAATGTgacccccaacctgcccaatctCTTTGAAAATGCCGGGGAGTTCAGGTACAAGCAGATTCCAATATCGGACCACTGGAGCCAAAACCTGTCCCAGTTTTTCCCAGAAGCCATCTCTTTTATTGGTGAGTATCGGTGCTCCTTTATCATGCTTGTGTGCCTGCTGGGGCTTAACCCAGAGTCTTTTATATTGCAAATACAAGTGCCGTGAGTTCCTTTTTAAATGCCTGATCTAGCCTTGGACTAGTGAACTTTCATCCTCAGTCTAACATAGTGAGATGGTAATCTGAGCACTGCAGGAAGACATTTCTGGCCGTCTGCCACATAGTACCTAATCTTCAAGCATTGTAGTGCATTTCCTCTTACAAAGGAACCCATTTTACAGCAATGTTGACATCCTGTTCCTCTTAATCGGCTGTCCCCTGTGACTTCCCTCTTTCTCTTATCATGACTGAATACAGCTATTGTTGCTGGCACAACGGTTGGATAATTATTTAGAGTTTTATATATTATCCAGtacatatattatatactatGTCTTTCTTGTCTGTTTGCTCTTTTCCTTAAATGCTGGGACTTCTATGTTCTATATACTAGATCTTGTTTGTATGGTTGCTCTTTTTGCTGGGGCTTctatttctatcgttttttttaaaaaagtgtatattaagttttaaaaaaaaaaaaaaatgctggagtgttttttttttttttttttttttccctctgcacAGAAAACAccccagcatgttttttttttttctgcactggaacTGGCTGCAGTAGTGCGACTAAAATTCATACAATctgcagagaaaataaaaatacccccacCACCATGCACTGGAGGGCATCTGGCATGAATGGTCTTTTTAGAatggatacaaaaaaataaatggtgcATATGTTGTAGagatgagtttaaaaaaaaaccaaaaaaaaaaaactcatctctACAACATAtgcaccattttattttttgtatccaTTCTAAAAGACCATTCATGCCAGCTCATACCAGATGCCCTCCAGTGCATGGTGgtgggggtatttttattttctctgcagATTGTATGAATTTTAGTCGCACTACTGCAGCCAgttccagtgcagaaaaaaaaacatgctggggTGTTTTCTGTGCAGAGGGAAAAAAATcactccagcatttttttttttttctgttctgtaaCATGGTaagatgcatcaaaaatgcattacagcaaaaaaaaaaaaaaacccttgaaaCTTTGCAAGAACACtttaaaaaacatgcatgcagaaacgcatcaggactatgggggttatttactaaaggcaaatccactttgcactcatagtttgcacttggaagtgcagtcactgtagatccaatggggacatgcaagggaaaaaaaaaacagcattttagcttgcacatgattggattaaaAAAATCTGCAGAGCTTCACGTCGTTTCCGAtctgatttacagcaactgcacttccaagtgcacttgtagtgcaaagtggcttCACCTTTCGTAAATAGCCCCCTGTATGTTTctgtggggggtgtgtgtgtgtgtgtgtgtgtgtgtgtgtgccagcaCTTCacatacagaaaaatacctgatctgccagaaatgcacCTGGTTTTTAAATCCTGTTATGAAGCGTTAACactggggttatttactaaaacctagagcgaataaaatctggtgcagttgtgcatagaTATcgatcggcttccaggttttattgtagaAGTTGAtaggttaccatgcacagctgcattagattctgagtgcaccagttttagtaaattttacCCCATAGGGTGTTATTTACCAAAACTGGGAAGAGCAAATTTTGGCGCaactctgcataaaaaccaatgagctttcaggttttattgacaGCTTaattttagaagctgattggctactgtgcactgctgcaccagattctgagtgctccagttttagtaaatctggcACACAGTATAAGTGTAGTCAGTCAGTCCTTCTAGTTGGTcctctcaagccccatacacactatcagtttttctcttcaggtttaccaaaaccatctaatatgaggtcaaaccttaagagtttcaattcatatgcaatcaggcaggcccttgcactacatgtttttggaaaacccgaagagaaaaacctgcagaaaaactgatagtgtgtatggggcttcaatcTCCAACATAAAGGCAAATTATTCTGTAGTCCAAGAGAAGTACTAGGTGGGTTCTTTGAGACAACACAGGAAGTGGATGGAGGACTTGTTTGAATTTCTACAGGATCAGCAGTGtgcagattttatttattttctcttttacTAGATTaactaatatttatttattttttttccccttttttcttgttCCAGATGAGGCTAGAGGAAAAAGTTGTGGTGTCCTGGTACACTGccttgcaggaatcagcaggtcCGTCACAGTCACGGTGGCCTATCTCATGCAGAAGCTAAACCTTTCCATGAATGATGCCTATGACATAGTCAAGATGAAGAAGTCCAACATTTCCCCCAACTTTAATTTTATGGGTCAGCTGTTGGATTTTGAAAGGACATTGGGACTTACCAGCCCTTGTGACAATCGCGTCCCTCCTCAACAATTGTATTTCTCGAGTCCAGGCAATCAAAATGTCTTTAAAGTAGATTCTTTGCATTCTACGTGAGACTGAATCTCTGCAATATGTTGGCGATAATCATTCCTATACAGAAAAGGGTTTTTGTCTGTCGCAAGCTTTTGACAGATGTGTTACCGATAGGAGGTAATAAATGACCTGTGAATCAAAGATTATTAAAGTGAGAAGAGATGGCTGGTTGAAGTCTCCATGTTCTGGAGAGCGGAATCTTCGGACCTCCAAATGATTTGGCAGGGTTACATGAGAGCACTGCCTTAATAATGCAGTGGCTTGAGAGCCAATCAAGTAGAGTTGGACTACAAACAATCCATATGTTTTGgatggactatatatatatattttacgtaTATATCGTTGTCTTCTGTGAAGACCGGTTCTCCTAAAATTCAAAGGAGCCAAAGAAAGCATTTAAAACTTCAAAAGAATTTTGaagtattatattattattttttggtagcactgtcaatatttttactttctctcttttttgtgttttttttttttttttttttttaagacttgagGTGGACTGGACTTGACATAAATGGTTTTCATAAAAAGTGTAGCAGAGTTGAGTAGTGAAAAGCACTGCAAACCGTCATTATTGCTTAAGCTGAGGCACATCTTGCGTGGCTTAGTGGTAGTTGTAATGACTAATGTTGCTCTTCAGCATCAGGATATGAAGATCCTGTATTTGTATGCACAGAAGGTTGTTTGTTCATTTACAATTGTAATTCTGATTCACATTCATGTAAACTTTGCCTGAGCGTTTGAACCACATAGTGGTTTTCATGTTTTTAACACTTGTAATTGCTCTTAAACTTAATGTGAATTACCTCTGACCTTTTTTATGGAGCCACACCTATAATGCTATGGTATgtatgagggttttttttttttttttgggttgtgtaAACTGGAAGTATGTACCAGTGACCTGCAAAGCTTGGATTGCACACTTATTGCCAATAAGGGAGAAGCATTGTGCTCCCAAATGTCCACGGGATAAAGTTTTAAGAAATTTATTATAGATcttttaaattattaataaatcaCTATTTTGGTTATTGAACGTATTTGCATTCTTCATTTTCTTTGTGTGGGTATTTTTCTGACACAGGGGTTGTAAAAATGTTCATTCACTGTGAGATGTACTATCAGGTGTCCTGTTTTTACACGGGCACCACTGCACAGTTCTACGCCAGAGGTCTCCAAACCTTTCAAACAAagtgccagtttattgtccttgggactttaggagggcctgattgtggccagcgggagcagaaaatgtcccg
It encodes:
- the DUSP6 gene encoding dual specificity protein phosphatase 6, with amino-acid sequence MIDKLRPVHPDMALSKSVAWLNEQLQLANERLLVMDCRPPELYESSHIDAAINVAIPGIMLRRLKKGNLPIRSLFTRGEDRDTFARRCGSDTVILYDEGSADWNENTGGESVLGLLMKRLKDEGCKAFYLEGGYNKFQAEYPVHCETNLDSSCSSSSPPVLGLGGLRISSDSSSDIESDIDRDPSSATDSDGSPLSNTQPSFPVEILPYLYLGCAKDSTNLDVLEEFGIKYILNVTPNLPNLFENAGEFRYKQIPISDHWSQNLSQFFPEAISFIDEARGKSCGVLVHCLAGISRSVTVTVAYLMQKLNLSMNDAYDIVKMKKSNISPNFNFMGQLLDFERTLGLTSPCDNRVPPQQLYFSSPGNQNVFKVDSLHST